The Anabas testudineus chromosome 3, fAnaTes1.2, whole genome shotgun sequence sequence TGATTGACAGTAGTTCTTCTCACATGGCTCTTGAAACGTGTTTTGTTATGAAGATAATGTCTGGACTGCAGAACGTAAAAAAGTTTCTAAGAGTTGAGGTCACAACGCATTACACCCACATCGGTATTACTGTGCAATcagatattaaaacaaatagGCTCATATAGTGGAGGATGTGAAAGCTGCTTTAAAGGATGTTGTGGTTGCAGGTTGAATTTCTGACTTATGCCAAACAGGAGAATGTGTCTGgtcttttgtctgtttcagtgaCGAGACTAGAGAGGCTCTGCTCGACTGGAGCAAATACGATGATGAGGCAGAACGCTTCTGTGTGGTTGACGGTAATAttaaatggatttttaaaacactgtgttctgAATAAACCAGGCTCTCCAGCCTGCTCCCATACATCCTTCATTTAAACCTTGaccttttattttcattttcattggcTGGTATCAAACAAGACTGACGAAAAGAAGTTGTACTACAGTAGTAACTTAGACCTGACTGTGTGTGGTTCTGCAGATGAGGCGTCTCCAGACTCTCAGTATGTCGACCTGTTGTTGAACCCCGAGAGATTCACAGGCTACAAAGGACCAGAGGCCTGGCAGATCTGGAACAGCATCTACGAGGAGAACTGCTTCAAGTAAACACTCAAACTACAGATCAGTAGATGCTTCTGATTTAAGATTTTGGCCGTTTTATCTTATATAAGATAGTAAAACTGGTAAACTTTTTGAAGCAAGCTGTGTTTTGATGCTTGTGGATCATGATCAGCATCAAGTAACAATAAAACCACTTTGTGGTTTTAATcttgtggctgatcagtgtataaaTCTTGAAATAGTGTCGCAGTGGCACAAGTTTTCCTTCATGTTCACAGTTGCTATTAACAGCAGAATGCTAATCTGCACAGTGTTCAAAGTACATTTCTCtaaaccttttcttttatttcctcctcGCAGACCATACACTGTCAAACGACCACTACTTCCTGACTCCTTCCGTAGCAGCTCAGGAGGTGAAGGTGAGAGGTCTTATACTAAAACAAGCTCCATGATTTTCTTCTGTCGGACTGtcagtttctttttgtctacatgtctgacaacaacattgGTTGTCTTTGCAGCAAGGAAATTCTACAGCTGGCTGGATGGTAAGTTTACATTTCAACTGCAGATGACCTACTGATGGAGAAAGATTctgttgtgaaatctttttctgtttctgtccctCAGGTCAGTGTGTGGAGAAAAGAGCCTTCTACCGGCTCGTCTCAGGCCTCCACGCCAGCATTAACATACACCTGAGTGCCAGATACCTCCTGGATGGTAAGACACAAGCCCTCAATGACTCATTTATTCTCCTTTTGCATCTTTTTGTGTCCCTGTGACTATTCGTTAAAACCACAAAAAGGTGTGGCTGTTTGGGCAGCCCAGGTTTCACAGCTGTAAACAGCCTGAAAACATACACAATGAGATATTATTACCATTTATTATGAATAGTTCAGTGCATGCTGACACAATTTTAGTGTTATCTAAAATAATTCATCAGGCATCTATAAAGGTGtgtattttaagtgtttgtATGTTAATAACACagcatttttgttatttgtttcaCATGTTATATTTGCACAGCAATGAGTTCATAAATCATTATATCCCAATCCCTACTGACTTCTGGAACTTCTATGACTCTTTTCCCTTcatcaataaattaaaatccaCATAGAAACAGACAGAATTACCATCATTTTGAGTTAAATAAAGGATTTTGTTACACTTCTCGTCTTCAGACAACTGGTTTCAGAGGGAGTGGGGTCACAACGTTACAGAGTTCAGACAGCGTTTCGACTCAGAGCTGACGGCTGGTGAGGGGCCAAAGAGGCTCCGCAACCTCTACTTCCTGTATCTGATAGAGTTGCGAGCCCTCGCCAAAGTCCTGCCGTTCTTCCAGCAGCCGTCCTTCCATCTGTACACCGGCAGACCCGAGGAGGACAAGAAGCAcaaagagcagctgctgcagatccTGCAGCTGGCCaggtcagtatgtaacatgaagatTTAGTAGATtaactgtgatatttatttttctattttctgttttcatttcttagTGTTCTCTATCCAAaagacatttatatttatttatttagacagTTATATGGTCTCTTTAAAATTCCAGGGTTGCTACTGTAAAGGTGCAGGTGGTGGGAGTGAAATGTTAGTTTCTACAatctacattaaaatatttactgaaCAGGTGACACGTTTGTTGTGGTGTCATTCTCAACTTTCACTCTTTCAGATCTTTCCCTTTGCACTTTGATGAGAGATCTCTGTTTGCTGGGGATGAAAAAGAAGCAGCCAAACTGAAGGTCAGTCACCTTCTGTTGAATTAACAGACATTAAACTGATGTGGAGATACAGTAATGTTTTATAAGATAGACAGCACATGGCTGTTTAGGTTCATAATGAAAAGAACATCTTctaaagataaaagataaaagaaaagtaacTAAAGGAGTAATTCAGCTGTATTTACATTCTGCTTGACCTAGATGAAACGTATCTTAATACACAACATGGAGCCATCTGAACGTCCTCTTACATGCTGTGTTTAATGCTACTTTTTTATATCTGAATTAAGCGTCCACtacattcaaaacatttcaaacagaaaGTATTTTGATGGATAGATGGCGAAGCATTAAATTAATATATGGTTAATCACAATCGCAGTAACATGAAGAGATGAATGTTGATAAAGAAAGAGATCAAATGATGACAAGTGATATAATTTAGGTgcttttgattttattgtgcATCAGTTGCtccctatttatttattctttatctactgtgtttacAACAGGAAGACATTAGGCTGGCCTTCCTAAACATCTCCAAGATCATGGACTGTGTGGACTGCTTCAAATGTCGACTGTGGGGAAAACTTCAGGTGGGTCAGGACGCCTAAAGAACTATTTTACTCTTCTTATAAAAACagtgttcagttcagttcagtgcaTCAATACAATCTTTGGCTAAAAGTATTTTCAATAAGCAATTTCAGCTGTGTGTTATGATGTTTGAATTACATTGGGATTTGCTCTTTGttttgatctctctctctctttgtctctctcttgccATTAGACTCAGGGATTAGGCACAGTGCTAAAGATTTTGTTTTCGGAGCGACAG is a genomic window containing:
- the ero1a gene encoding ERO1-like protein alpha, with product MKLLVFLLLLQLCGSADCRCFCQVTGNLDDCACDVETIDHFNNDQLFPKLQNLLESDYFRFYKVNLNKPCPFWTSSSHCGLRHCAVKPCSPNEVPEGIRSPSHNKYSADANKQLEECEKEQHLGAVDVSLSDETREALLDWSKYDDEAERFCVVDDEASPDSQYVDLLLNPERFTGYKGPEAWQIWNSIYEENCFKPYTVKRPLLPDSFRSSSGGEARKFYSWLDGQCVEKRAFYRLVSGLHASINIHLSARYLLDDNWFQREWGHNVTEFRQRFDSELTAGEGPKRLRNLYFLYLIELRALAKVLPFFQQPSFHLYTGRPEEDKKHKEQLLQILQLARSFPLHFDERSLFAGDEKEAAKLKEDIRLAFLNISKIMDCVDCFKCRLWGKLQTQGLGTVLKILFSERQIEALPMSSNQRPSFQLSRQEIVSLFNAFGRISTSVRELKNFRSMLAEER